A stretch of the Xiphias gladius isolate SHS-SW01 ecotype Sanya breed wild chromosome 19, ASM1685928v1, whole genome shotgun sequence genome encodes the following:
- the LOC120805843 gene encoding eukaryotic translation initiation factor 4E-binding protein 1-like: MSTDCQKTTAKAIPSTRRVTVNDAEHMPHDYSTTPGGTLFSTTPGGTRIIYDRKFLLGCRSSPVAKTPPRGLPNIPGVTTPPSKDTNEKAHNGEFLNNNNITAPDTNNTGEDAQFEMDI; the protein is encoded by the exons ATGTCCACTGACTGTCAGAAGACCACAGCCAAGGCCATCCCGTCGACCAGGAGGGTGACTGTCAACGACGCGGAGCACATGCCCCACGACTACTCCACTACTCCCGGAGGGACCCTGTTTAGCACGACCCCGGGTG GTACCAGGATCATCTACGACCGAAAGTTCCTGCTGGGGTGTCGCAGCTCTCCGGTGGCAAAGACTCCTCCACGAGGTCTGCCCAACATTCCAGGGGTGACCACTCCTCCCTCCAAAGACACTAATGAGAAAGCCCATAATGGAGAAtttctgaacaacaacaacatcaccGCACCTGACACCAACAACACTG gtGAGGACGCGCAGTTTGAAATGGACATCTAG
- the spaw gene encoding southpaw, giving the protein MKARVQTVFCTFLLGSFGIAFSTQGHRYQTGLETSLAFRNLSVSHRSRYPLYMMQLYRSFRSADSSLPVAVNTITTQGDNLSAHSSDSVLSLMARGCHQVGERWTVTFDMSTISTSELVQLAELRIGLPAFSASKHATVELYHSRKQSCDQGSSSCQDEQLFLGSFDTSPSSTKSSWKVFNVTTLLKYWLYQGDRVSSQEASGESEADHGSGAGEEGEITGKSLFKNLGLKKRKTHHPTMNRVMMVIFSKHNLPQEGHAAYSLIHTVENSKYVTTDRVSSDSQSRRHKRNRMERMRVAGGPAPTAAPAAEPVQRPLCRKVDMWVDFDHIGWDEWIVHPKRYNAYRCEGECPTPLDESFNPTNHAYMQSLLRHHHPERVTCPSCVPTRLSPLSMLYYENDDLALRHHEDMIVEECGCH; this is encoded by the exons atgaagGCCAGAGTGCAGACAGTTTTCTGCACTTTCCTCCTCGGGTCTTTTGGAATTGCTTTCTCCACTCAGGGGCACAGATATCAGACAGGCCTCGAGACCAGTTTAGCATTCAGAAATCTCTCAGTCAGTCATCGTAGCAGATACCCTCTGTATATGATGCAGCTGTACCGCTCCTTCAGGTCTGCTGATTCCTCATTGCCAGTAGCTGTCAACACCATCACTACACAAGGTGACAACTTGTCAGCGCACAGTTCTGACTCTGTCCTAAGTCTGATGGCCAGAG GTTGCCATCAAGTGGGTGAGAGATGGACAGTCACATTTGACATGTCAACCATTTCTACTAGTGAGCTTGTCCAGCTGGCAGAACTCCGGATTGGACTGCCGGCTTTCTCTGCCTCTAAGCATGCCACTGTGGAGTTATATCACTCCCGGAAGCAGAGCTGTGACCAGGGCAGCTCATCATGCCAGGATGAGCAACTTTTCTTGGGGAGCTTTGACACATCACCTAGCAGCACAAAGTCATCCTGGAAGGTTTTTAATGTGACTACTCTGTTAAAATACTGGCTGTACCAAGGAGATAGAGTGTCAAGCCAGGAGGCCTCAGGAGAGTCTGAGGCAGACCATGGGAGTGGTGCTGGGGAGGAAGGGGAGATAACTGGCAAGTCCCTCTTCAAGAATTTGggactgaagaaaagaaaaacacaccatCCAACCATGAACCGGGTCATGATGGTCATCTTCTCCAAACATAACCTGCCTCAAGAGGGCCATGCAGCCTACAGTCTCATTCATACTGTGGAGAACTCCAAGTATGTAACTACAGACAGAGTCAGCAGTGACAGTCAAAGTCGACGCCACAAAAGGAACCGAATGGAGAGGATGAGAGTGGCCGGGGGACCTGCACCTACTGCTGCGCCAGCAGCAGAGCCGGTCCAGAGGCCGCTGTGTCGGAAGGTAGACATGTGGGTGGACTTCGACCACATTGGCTGGGATGAGTGGATAGTGCATCCTAAGCGCTACAACGCATATCGCTGTGAGGGAGAGTGTCCTACACCACTGGATGAGTCCTTCAATCCCACCAACCATGCATACATGCAG AGCCTCTTGCGACACCATCATCCAGAAAGAGTGACTTGCCCATCCTGTGTGCCAACACGCCTCAGCCCGCTGTCCATGCTTTACTACGAGAACGATGATTTGGCCCTGCGGCATCACGAGGACATGATTGTTGAAGAGTGCGGCTGTCACTGA